From the genome of Capsicum annuum cultivar UCD-10X-F1 chromosome 4, UCD10Xv1.1, whole genome shotgun sequence:
ttgagatattatgtgatatgtttgaccgtgtggggtcctatgtgatattgatagccttgaatacatgtgaataattatattgtgttgtttaatgtggtactattggtttattgtgattatattcatactttattgacatatgcgacatgtggaaattcatggatgaaacaaaaataataagtggatattgactcatgtggttgtgggaatgtatcattgtggttggttgtggaaatatatcatgtgattcattggggaaatactcattgtgattggttgtgagcattacatcttcatatcatactcattcatgaaacatcggtaccaccgtggcaacatctgagaaacactggcaatacctttttaaaaaaaaattgtaacaccttataaaactctttccgAGGGATATGCCGaaaagaagatatgagatatgtggattgtatatgggttgacgaacccccatgggtcctacgtcggtaagctttagctccgtaggtttTTACGGGGATTGTacgatgatcccggaggttgtgtgacgacctcatgcatcatcattatcatcatcctcatcatataaattacacttactttattgtgtttatgttgtgttgtattgccttattgacttgtcatctatgtatttgtcttacctttctttacttgtatttgatgatcttgtatctacatgttctctctcgttctatttatatgtgacataatgtatacttgtgttcaatatcttggtgtgttattgtaatatatgtgagatatattagaactgttagtgcaagcggtgtgggctaccgttgtgtgacattttctgattgcaggtgacgtgcccttagtgtatattttgtatgctttatttactactttgcttggtcggcctatgatacctactgagtacaagtggaccatactcatgcctactgcgccctttcggtgcaggtcttagctcgagtgtttgactcgggcgattggtggagcttccaaggtagcggttggacattcatacgtccgaagttcacctctatctttctatagttgttatgtctttattagtatttgaagacaattattattcctttgtggttattttttcgatgcatttgactcttggattgtattagtagttcttacactattgacacctggttttgggcatgattggtattttggataagttctttctgcattgttatgattatttatatggttgggcttcattctagaagccttaccttgggatatatctgtctttttctcattttgtatcagtttgggtgataggcttacttgtcaaggtacgtccTGACAAGTGACATCATGACCATAGCTTTTAGGTCGTGACAACAGGTACCagtatcataggttagcttgtggtcacttgtgttCGTAAGAACCGTGtaatgcccagggtgtactctatGGGCGTTACACAAGCTCATTATTAACCAGCCCACAACTATTAGCATGCGAATTGTAGCATTCGCTATGGAAATCgtttagagaaagaaaaaaacagtGATACATACTTCTATGTAGACACCAAATGTATCTTACAtgcacaataacaacaataatttacaAACAGAATCAAGAAGCCAACAAACAtaccaagaaaaataagaaatcagAAAGAAAGTTTATAAAATATTACTTGAAGAACTTTCTTATGACAAATATATCCTTGAAAAGAATTTAAATGACAAATAGCAGCTATGTCGATCCTCCAATTCTTACTCACACTTCTAATACAGTAGAAAAATGTATGTATAAACTATTAAAGCTTGCAATTACTTAGaaataattcataaaagaaaTATGAGACTATTCATATCAACAGAGTAGTTTCATAGAACAAACACAGTTGCTTATCCAAGTAAAATTCATTTTCGACAATCTCTCTATAATATATATCATAGAAAATATAGTTAGTTTCTAGCTATAACTTCATAGATTTATCTGCATTTTCAATAGAAAAATCATGAGTTTCTCTGTAAAAGAAGAAATCATAGGCAGTTCTGTAACCTTTGTTTGCGAAAATAAAGGATTAACCCTCTTCGCATAAACACAAAAGTTCACTAAAAGATTGAAAGAAGCATTGACTAGATGTAATATTTCCATCTTCTTGTGTCACCATAGAATATTACATCATAGTATTGAGAACTACGAAATTAGGAGCGATGACATCTTATGGTAattacacataaatcatgaaacaaaaattttaatttcatcaagAGAGAATTGAAAGTGGGCATATATCATCAAATACGTTGGATGCATACCACAAATTAAACTTTCGGAGTCTCAAGCTTTAAATAAAATTCTATAATGAAATCAAATGTGAAACATAGAAATATTATATAAGAGGAAGAAAATCCACCAGAAAACAGAGGTACATCAATAATCTCTTTGTTCATTCTTATCACACTTTCGAAAGTATaccattttatatatatgttgagTAATTTAAAAAGAACCGAGAGAAAGATAAAACTTACCTGCAATTTcaagagaagatgaagagaacCAAAAGTTTGTAAGGAAAAGCAAATGACGTCTGTCGTTTGAACAAGAGAATAGTAAAGTGCTTCTGCCTTCTAGAATGATATTATCAGCGTGAATTGATGGATATACCCTTGATCGTTCCTCCACTCCctcttctatatagtagaaatgTTGACTTACAATAACTCAACTTCACTCTGATGTatatttaagatatatttttatgAGACAAAGtgaaagataattttaaaaaatattagatttgaattttttttagttcaattttgaccaattatttatatacttttcagcgaaaaatacataaaaatactttaaatttttagtcaacaCAATTGTTAACTTCTAATAACTTAATTTTACCCCTATGTTTATTTTTAAgatgaaattttttcaaaaaataacataACTTTCAGCAAATTAATTGGGGGAGCCCATAATCCAACTTTCATTATCATCTATAGTCAATGTTTCAATTATATaccaccaattttatttaatataaaatgcAAATATAATAAGAGTAATAACATGTACCaacctttttctctttctttttttattttaattttttccctcttatatctctaacttctatttctccaACCAGAATTTACAACGTTCACGACCTTCTCCAACATTCATGACCCTACTAACCCCTAATGTTTACTGAACACCACCGGCCGGCTGATAACGGAGACAGTGTAGCGCGCCAAAAACAGGTAAGGGAACTCTCTCCCCCCTCGTTTTCTCTTCCCATATCTCCCTATCCCCCTTTTCTCTCCCCTTTTTCCTTTTCTATCCCCGTCACTGCTATCACAGGCGGGATTAGGGCTTTCGCCGGCTTGACTTCTCGGCTGCGGCGAAGTGGAAGAAGGTAGCACCGATCAAAGCAGGTGGGTATGAAGACACTGACGACCATATTCCGGCAAGAACCAGATGCACCAGTGGAATTCCAGCGACGCTCCGATAGCTAAACATCAATATTGTCTTAACCAGCAGCACACAGGCGTACCGGTGACATCTTTACTTTAATATTTAGTCACTtcttttcagttttgttttttttgaactattttgtttattttgtttattttgttgctTGTTTCCATCTTGTTTGTCCTTGTTTTTGctcttgtttctagtttcttGTTTGTATCCTATCTATTTCTTGTAGCTTATTTATTGTCTTTGTCTATGCTTAGTTCTGTCTTTCTGTGAGTACATTAGGGACTGGCTGCGGTGCTTATTGGTGATTTGTGTGGTGTGTTTTTTGGCTGCTAGAATGGGTAGTGTTCTGTGTGCGtgccttttttctatttttgtaagGTTGTTTTATCCGTTGGGTTGTCGGCTTGGGGCTTTATTTTTGGTGTGTTGGGTGTTGAGTAATGACGGTGGAATAGAGTCATATCTGAGGGGGATGAGGGTGAGGGAAAGGGTGGGTAGAAGGTATAGGTTGAGTGTTAGGGCTGGGTTGGGGAGGGGTGGTAGAGGGAGGCAAGAGATGAGAGAAGATAGGTTACGGATAAGGTCGTAGAATATtaggacccttcagggtaagtctgtagagttggtgaagattcttaagaagaaGAGGGTGAATATTGCGTATGTTCAGGAGACTAGGTGGGTAggatctaaggctagggatgtgggtGGGTACAAGCTTTGGTACTTGAGGAGGGATAAGCATCGGAATGGAGTCGAtatcttagtggatgaggagTTTAGAGGTCAGGTGGTGGAGATTAAGAGGGTCAGTAATAGGCTGATAAAGATTAAGTTGGTCTTGGGGGGTTTTATGTTGCATGTGTGTAGTTTTTATGTGCCACAGATGGGCTTGGAAGAGTAGGTGAAAGCGAGATTTTGGGAAGATTTGGACGTGGTGGTGAGAAGCGTGACTAGCGCAGAGAAGATCGTCCTAgtaggggacttcaatgggcacattggtGTCCTACCTGGAGGCTATGATGATGTGCATAGTAGTTTTGGCTTCGGTGTTAGAAATGGCGAGGGAATGGAcctgttggattttgcgagggcctttgagCTGGTGGTTGTGAACTCGAGTTTCccaaagaaggaggatcacctaaTTACCTTTCGAAGTGCGaaagccaagactcagattgactttctaCTGCTTAGGAAGGGCGATAGGGTactatgtaaagactgtaaggTCATTCCAAGCTAGCACCTCTCGACCCAGCATAGACTGTTAGTGATGGATTTGTctatcaagaaaagaaagaagagatgGGTCTGGGAGGGTCGatctagaattaagtggggtagcttaaCGCTAGAAAGTGCACTGGAGATAGGGGAAAAGGTGGAGGGTATAGGAGCGTAGGAGTGCAGGTGGGACATGgatggtatgtgggatagggcggccaGCTGCATCACAGAGACTGCTAAAGGTGTGTTGGGTGTTTCGAAGGGCTGGGCAGGTCGttataagggggactggtggtggaatgaagaagtgaaaaagaaagtggAGATCAAGAAGGAGGCATATGTtgagttgattgagagtaaagatgaagaagagaagtggGTGAATAGAGAGGTGTACAAGTGTAATACCCCGacaaatttttcgttgaaattttatgcgtaaatgtgttaggttctatcttctagaatgaattataaatttttcgtgcaaaatgtcttatattataacccaccattgcgtagagtatcgaataatctttccaacgatatgtggattatccaaaacggacacccgagcgacgagttatgaacattccgatcgaaccgtgaatagtagtgaacagtaaaacgtgcagaaaaaagtattgaggcctgacgtatttttgctccaactttaacgATCATAAATCTtagtacataatgatctggatgatctactatatatcaacggataactctgtgagtcctctttccaatgaaattagtttcattcaatttttctattggagcaaaaagttatggtcgatctacttcaacctatcaaaagtgaatttttgggtcaaagtcaaatgatcataactcctcgtagataatgatctgggtgagatactatatatcaacagaaatatatgagagtcctctttctaatgaaattggtttcatccaatttgaatatcggagtaaaacgttatggttgatctacttcagactatcaaaggatagattcgagaatttttttgatttttaggggcggtttggtcatttcccctcacccaaaatccgtccaaaccctatattaatgcctattagaagcattatatgttatatttcatcaaactccctcaaaaagaaaaccctatgctcttacatccaacttcaagaacctccaaagttcactattaattctgcaaatttattcaagattccaagttcctagttcaagaacttcaagaacctccaaagttcaccattaattctgcaaatttattcaagattccaagttcctagttcaagaactccaagaaccatcattcaaaggcacagcatctcaaaaatgagtatcgatctaaagttaatcattcaaggtatgtggagttttttcaacaagaactttttttcgttcttatgcccaaaagtaattttctttacaaaggcatgatttttatttgatttttatgaatttgaagcatgaacccatatcttatgatgattattatgaaatcttgatgtttatgattttgaaagatgaatttacatgtgtggtgatataaagcatgaatcttgaacgatatttatcatgattttgatatttgggtcctGAATcttattgaaaattgtgtttttttagaaagtgtgtgttatatgcacgttgatgttgaatatttgagatattttgaatgatttgaccttttggtcttaatggagttgttttaaacttgagtgtgaaagaaatacacaacgtgattgattttgatagatgggaagcatgatggctcccgatgtatatttatatattactgaaattattttgttgtggattgtctttgaaatgatctgagctaagtcagggagaaatctttagcaccgagtgggaggtataaagcgaccttacttccctagaactacgcgccctcgtaggagtgagcctgaggctgatttatatagtgatcactagtttgtgtggatttgatatcgatagtcctactccgatggcaaggataggacgactctccccaacgtgggttgtacgttgtactctatgtagctcacatggtttatgtcggttataggatctcccagtgtgtgtgtgttttcttgtgccaatagtgaatggtgaagtaatttgaaagtggaattatgaaagttattctttcgaaagatttaaatgagatttatattatgagaattgatattcttgatgaactgaaagtgattgacaaattatatgatgactcacatgtgttattgtacttatttcatcctctcatgattatgatgattttcttcgggctatgtgagtctttcatatatcctgcatatttcttataaatatttatgatgatgatgtttatacaactgcatacacccccatatactcggttcctttccatggtactgacccacatcttcggatgtgggctgcattttctcggaatataggttcaggtgctcaattctaggttcgatagtgattcttcgggcacgctgttctatattctctgttgtggtgagtcctcatgttccgaggatgtgatgtctgatgttggtttcacgaaattgtttacatttgataactgagtatgagtcagttagggcatgtctcaatggctcgctggttttattgattttcttagaggcttatcagactagtatagatgttgggagttgactaataagtcgtattttgttatctttctgaaattcttttattcttggatgatgattactctgttgatatttgagggttatttatggaaaccctattgatttgtgttgaattgaatgaaaatggctcaaaaggttagcttggggctactcgtagcctcaagcatcgtgtgacgctttgagacccatttttcggggcgttacaataaggtagctaggaaggaggctaagttggCAGTTACGACTGCCAAGTCAGCAGCGTTTGAGTATTTTTATGctgggttagaggagaaaggaggggataagaggttgtataggcttacAAAAGTTAGAGAGCAGAAGAGTCGTGACCtagatcaagtgaagtgcattaaggagGAGGATGGTAGTGTTCTGGTGGAGGACGCTCACATTAAGAAGAGGTGGCAAGActactttcatagacttttgaacgagGAAGGGGACAAAGACATTGAGCTAGGGGAACTGGAGCATTCAGAGAAGAGCCGTGATTTCAGCTACTGTAggcgttttaaggtagaggagctCAAAGGGACTATTCGTAAGATACGGAGGGGTAGGCGACGGGGCCGGACgagatttcggtggatttttTGAAGTATGCGGGCGGGGCAGGGCTTAGATGGTTAATGGATTTGTTTACAGTATTTTCAAGACTGCGGGAATGCTTAAGGCTTGAAGATGGAGTACAATGATTCCGCtttataaaaacaagggtgacatttagagttgcaataactacatgggtattaagctgttgagtcgcactatgaagatttgggagagagtgctTGAGCGGAGATTAAGGAGGGTTATGTCTGTTtcagagaaccagtttggatttatgcctggtcgttcAACGACAGAGGCAATCTATTTGGTGaagagattggtggagcagtatagagaaaggaagagagACTTACACTTGGTGTTTATAGACCTAGAAAAGACGTATGATAAAGTTCCGAGAGAGGTTCTTTAGAGGTGTTTGGAGGTGAAAGGGGTCCCAATGGCATACACCAGagttattaaggacatgtatggtaGAGGGAAGACCAGGGTGAGGACGGCGGAAGGAGACTCAGACCATTTTTCGATCGAGACAGGGTTGAATCAGGtatcgactcttagtccgttcctaTTTGCgatggtgatggacgtgttgatgcggagtattcaaggcgaggtgccttgatgtatgttatttgaggatgatgtagtgctgattgatgagacgtaGAGgga
Proteins encoded in this window:
- the LOC107855903 gene encoding craniofacial development protein 2-like, which codes for MTETRWVGSKARDVGGYKLWYLRRDKHRNGVDILVDEEFRGQVVEIKRVKARFWEDLDVVVRSVTSAEKIVLVGDFNGHIGVLPGGYDDVHSSFGFGVRNGEGMDLLDFARAFELVVVNSSFPKKEDHLITFRSAKAKTQIDFLLLRKGDRVLCKDCKVIPS